A genomic stretch from Falco cherrug isolate bFalChe1 chromosome 3, bFalChe1.pri, whole genome shotgun sequence includes:
- the WNT4 gene encoding protein Wnt-4, with amino-acid sequence MSPEYCLRSLLLIILATFSANASNWLYLAKLSSVGSISEEETCEKLKGLIQRQVQMCKRNLEVMDSVRRGAQLAIEECQYQFRNRRWNCSTLDTLPVFGKVVTQGTREAAFVYAISSAGVAFAVTRACSSGELDKCGCDRTVQGGSPQGFQWSGCSDNIAYGVAFSQSFVDVRERSKGASSNRALMNLHNNEAGRKAILNNMRVECKCHGVSGSCEFKTCWKAMPPFRKVGNVLKEKFDGATEVEQSEIGSTKVLVPKNSQFKPHTDEDLVYLDSSPDFCDHDLKNGVLGTSGRQCNKTSKAIDGCELMCCGRGFHTDEVEVVERCSCKFHWCCSVKCKPCHRVVEIHTCR; translated from the exons GTACCTGGCCAAGCTGTCTTCAGTGGGGAGCATCTCCGAGGAGGAGACCTGTGAGAAGCTGAAGGGCTTGATCCAGCGCCAGGTGCAGATGTGCAAGAGGAACCTGGAGGTGATGGACTCAGTGAGGCGCGGAGCCCAGCTGGCCATCGAGGAGTGCCAGTACCAGTTCCGCAACCGCCGCTGGAACTGCTCCACGCTGGACACCCTGCCCGTCTTCGGCAAGGTGGTAACACAAG GGACACGGGAGGCAGCATTCGTCTATGCCATCTCTTCGGCAGGGGTGGCCTTCGCAGTGACCCGAGCCTGCAGCAGCGGCGAGCTGGACAAGTGTGGATGCGACCGCACGGTGCAGGGGGGCAGCCCGCAGG GCTTCCAGTGGTCGGGCTGCTCCGATAACATCGCCTACGGCGTGGCCTTCTCCCAGTCCTTCGTCGACGTCCGCGAGAGGAGCAAAGGGGCCTCTTCCAACAGGGCATTAATGAACCTCCACAACAACgaggcagggaggaag GCGATCCTGAACAACATGCGGGTGGAGTGCAAGTGTCACGGCGTGTCGGGCTCGTGCGAGTTCAAGACGTGCTGGAAAGCCATGCCCCCCTTCCGCAAAGTGGGCAACGTCCTGAAGGAGAAATTCGACGGTGCCACAGAGGTCGAGCAGAGCGAGATCGGATCCACCAAAGTGTTGGTGCCCAAAAACTCCCAGTTCAAGCCACACACGGACGAGGACCTCGTCTACCTGGACTCCAGTCCTGACTTCTGTGACCACGACCTCAAGAACGGGGTGCTGGGCACCAGCGGCCGGCAGTGCAACAAGACCTCCAAGGCTATCGATGGCTGCGAGCTGATGTGCTGCGGCCGAGGCTTTCATACGGACGAAGTGGAGGTTGTGGAAAGGTGCAGCTGCAAATTCCACTGGTGCTGCTCCGTCAAGTGCAAACCCTGCCATCGGGTGGTGGAAATCCATACGTGCCGGTGA